The Agromyces mangrovi genome contains a region encoding:
- a CDS encoding glycerophosphoryl diester phosphodiesterase membrane domain-containing protein, translating into MTDQTWHPPTGPGGSSGAGAQPGYGPPAPAGYGPAPQAGAGAPPPPAPGPAAPDQGWTPPPKPGLVPLRPLGFATLLGAPFQTIRRNPGPTFGSGLLVQVVVTVGTAAILLPFAFGFADRLERASAGDVDAIASGGVAALLLLMLVPIAVSVVGSAFLQGIMVVDVAAGALGDKAGFGMVWRRAAKRIWPLIGWVLLLAAAATVVVVVLVGIVLAFALIEPVLVFAGVAIAVLVGLGAAVLAAWLYTKLSLTPSAIVLEGRGLGSAMARSWRLTDGHFWRVFGVEVLVAVIVNVAAQVVVQPVSFVGGIASVLVDPTGTGAGLTVLIVTYVVAIGLSLVVGAVAAVAQSAVVALLYLDLRMRREGLDLELQRVVEQRHAGRDVADPFAA; encoded by the coding sequence GTGACCGATCAGACGTGGCATCCGCCGACCGGCCCCGGAGGGTCGTCCGGCGCGGGCGCACAGCCCGGGTACGGGCCGCCGGCACCCGCCGGATACGGGCCCGCACCGCAGGCGGGCGCGGGCGCACCGCCGCCTCCCGCCCCCGGACCCGCTGCACCCGACCAGGGCTGGACGCCGCCGCCGAAGCCGGGGCTGGTGCCGCTGCGACCGCTCGGATTCGCCACGCTCCTCGGCGCCCCGTTCCAGACCATCCGGCGCAACCCCGGCCCGACCTTCGGCAGCGGCCTGCTCGTGCAGGTCGTCGTCACCGTGGGCACCGCGGCGATCCTGCTGCCGTTCGCGTTCGGCTTCGCCGACCGCCTGGAGCGGGCTTCGGCCGGCGACGTGGACGCGATCGCGAGCGGCGGCGTCGCGGCGCTGCTGCTGTTGATGCTCGTGCCCATCGCGGTCTCGGTGGTCGGCTCCGCGTTCCTCCAGGGCATCATGGTCGTCGACGTCGCCGCGGGCGCGCTCGGCGACAAGGCGGGCTTCGGCATGGTGTGGCGCCGCGCGGCGAAGCGCATCTGGCCGCTGATCGGCTGGGTGCTGCTGCTGGCGGCGGCCGCGACCGTCGTCGTCGTGGTGCTCGTCGGCATCGTGCTCGCGTTCGCGCTGATCGAGCCCGTGCTGGTGTTCGCGGGCGTCGCGATCGCGGTGCTCGTGGGCCTCGGCGCCGCGGTGCTCGCGGCGTGGCTGTACACGAAGCTGTCGCTCACCCCGAGCGCGATCGTGCTCGAGGGACGCGGGCTCGGCAGCGCCATGGCCCGCTCGTGGCGCCTCACCGACGGGCATTTCTGGCGCGTCTTCGGCGTCGAGGTGCTCGTCGCGGTCATCGTGAACGTCGCCGCCCAGGTGGTCGTGCAGCCCGTGAGCTTCGTCGGCGGCATCGCGTCGGTGCTGGTGGACCCCACGGGCACGGGCGCGGGCCTCACTGTGCTGATCGTCACGTACGTGGTCGCGATCGGGCTGTCGCTCGTGGTGGGCGCCGTCGCGGCGGTCGCCCAGTCGGCGGTGGTCGCGCTGCTGTACCTCGACCTGCGGATGCGGCGGGAGGGCCTCGACCTCGAGCTCCAGCGCGTCGTGGAGCAGCGTCACGCCGGTCGCGACGTCGCCGACCCGTTCGCCGCCTGA
- the mtrA gene encoding MtrAB system response regulator MtrA, with product MNARVLVVDDDQALAEMIGIVLRTEGFEPFFCADGTTALDEFRAAKPDLVLLDLMLPGVDGIEVCSRIRAESGTPIIMLTAKSDTADVVKGLESGADDYMVKPFNPKELIARIRTRLRPAGDGESDLLRVGDLTVDAAAHEVRRGDELIALTPLEFDLLLTLASKPQQVFTREMLLEQVWGYHYKADTRLVNVHVQRLRAKVEFDPDNPSIVMTVRGVGYRAGATV from the coding sequence ATGAACGCACGCGTACTCGTGGTCGACGACGACCAGGCACTCGCCGAGATGATCGGCATCGTGTTGCGCACGGAGGGATTCGAGCCGTTCTTCTGCGCCGACGGCACCACGGCGCTCGACGAGTTCCGCGCGGCCAAGCCCGACCTGGTGCTGCTCGACCTGATGCTGCCGGGCGTCGACGGCATCGAGGTGTGCTCGCGCATCCGTGCCGAGTCGGGCACGCCCATCATCATGCTCACCGCGAAGTCCGACACCGCTGACGTCGTCAAGGGCCTCGAGTCGGGGGCCGACGACTACATGGTCAAGCCCTTCAACCCGAAGGAGCTCATCGCGCGCATCCGCACCCGGCTCCGGCCGGCCGGCGACGGCGAGTCCGACCTGCTGCGCGTGGGCGACCTGACCGTCGACGCCGCCGCGCACGAGGTGCGGCGCGGCGACGAGCTCATCGCGCTCACGCCGCTCGAGTTCGACCTGCTGCTCACGCTCGCCTCGAAGCCGCAGCAGGTGTTCACGCGCGAAATGCTGCTCGAGCAGGTCTGGGGCTACCACTACAAGGCCGACACGCGTCTCGTGAACGTGCACGTGCAGCGGCTCCGGGCGAAGGTCGAGTTCGACCCCGACAACCCCAGCATCGTCATGACC